Proteins from a single region of Halorubrum sp. 2020YC2:
- a CDS encoding complex I NDUFA9 subunit family protein, whose amino-acid sequence MKVLVAGGTGFIGSYLCRALAADGHAVTALSRSPEETPEGVTGVTGDVTDYGSIESAVEGHDAVVNLVALSPLFEPDGGNRMHDRIHRGGTENLVRAAEAGGVEGFVQLSALGADPNGDTAYIRAKGEAETIVRESDLDWTIFRPSVVFGEGGEFVSFTKRLKGMFAPGVPLYPLPGGGKTRFQPVHVEDLVPMIAAAVTDDEHAGETYEIGGPEVLTLRQVTDLVYEAEKKGVTIVPLPMPLAKIGLSVLGAVPGFPMGADQYRSLKFDNTTADNDVGAFNADPADLTTLGEHLGIR is encoded by the coding sequence ATGAAAGTGTTGGTAGCCGGCGGGACCGGCTTTATCGGATCGTACCTCTGTCGCGCGCTCGCCGCCGACGGTCACGCGGTGACCGCGCTCTCCCGCTCGCCCGAGGAGACGCCGGAAGGCGTCACCGGCGTCACCGGCGACGTGACCGACTACGGCTCTATCGAGTCGGCCGTCGAGGGGCACGACGCGGTCGTGAACCTGGTCGCGCTCTCGCCGCTGTTCGAGCCCGACGGCGGCAACCGCATGCACGACCGGATCCACCGCGGCGGGACCGAGAACCTCGTCCGCGCGGCCGAGGCGGGCGGCGTCGAGGGGTTCGTCCAGCTGAGCGCGCTCGGCGCGGACCCGAACGGCGACACCGCCTACATCCGTGCGAAGGGCGAGGCGGAGACGATCGTCCGCGAGAGCGACCTCGATTGGACCATCTTCCGGCCGTCCGTCGTCTTCGGTGAGGGCGGGGAGTTCGTCTCGTTCACCAAGCGGCTGAAGGGGATGTTCGCGCCGGGCGTCCCGCTGTACCCGCTGCCCGGCGGCGGCAAGACGCGGTTCCAGCCGGTCCACGTCGAGGACCTCGTCCCGATGATCGCCGCCGCGGTGACGGACGACGAGCACGCCGGCGAGACCTACGAGATCGGCGGCCCGGAGGTGCTCACCCTCCGGCAGGTGACGGACCTCGTCTACGAGGCGGAGAAGAAGGGGGTCACGATCGTTCCCCTCCCCATGCCGCTGGCGAAGATCGGGCTCTCCGTCCTCGGCGCGGTCCCCGGGTTCCCGATGGGGGCGGACCAGTACCGATCGCTGAAGTTCGACAACACGACCGCCGACAACGACGTCGGCGCGTTCAACGCCGACCCGGCGGACCTGACGACGCTGGGCGAACACCTCGGGATCCGATGA
- a CDS encoding universal stress protein translates to MFDRICVPTDGSDAAAAAFEHVLAVAADHGATVHVLHVADTTRDSVTRIGGDVVDVLEQEGESIVEEAAARAAERGVDVETAVRQGGVPETVVAYADEVDADLVAMSTRGRQGVERVVGSTTERVVRRSPVPVLALRPGDETVPYPYGDVLVPTDGSPTAAAAIERAVPTAKRAGATVHVLSVVDTGGIGVGDHVDALSEEAEAAVAAGVERVEAAGLESVGAVEVAASAASGIRAYVGDPGVDLVVMGTHGRTGVGKYLLGSVAERTLRTAPVPVLTVPLPEEE, encoded by the coding sequence ATGTTCGACCGGATCTGCGTCCCCACCGACGGCAGCGACGCGGCCGCGGCGGCGTTCGAGCACGTCCTCGCGGTCGCCGCCGACCACGGCGCGACGGTCCACGTCCTCCACGTCGCGGACACGACCCGCGACAGCGTGACGCGGATCGGCGGCGACGTGGTCGACGTGCTGGAGCAGGAGGGCGAGTCGATCGTCGAGGAGGCGGCCGCTCGCGCCGCCGAGCGCGGCGTCGACGTGGAGACGGCGGTCCGACAGGGCGGCGTCCCCGAGACGGTCGTCGCGTACGCCGACGAGGTCGACGCCGACCTCGTCGCGATGTCGACGCGCGGGCGGCAGGGCGTCGAACGCGTCGTCGGCAGCACCACCGAGCGCGTCGTCCGGCGGTCGCCGGTGCCGGTGTTGGCGCTACGGCCGGGCGACGAGACGGTCCCGTACCCGTACGGGGACGTGCTGGTCCCGACCGACGGGAGTCCGACCGCGGCCGCGGCGATCGAACGTGCGGTCCCGACGGCGAAGCGCGCGGGCGCGACGGTCCACGTCCTTTCGGTCGTCGACACCGGCGGCATCGGCGTCGGAGACCACGTCGACGCCCTCTCCGAGGAGGCCGAGGCCGCGGTCGCGGCGGGCGTCGAGCGCGTCGAGGCCGCCGGACTGGAGTCGGTCGGGGCCGTCGAAGTCGCCGCCTCGGCCGCCAGCGGAATCCGGGCGTACGTCGGCGACCCCGGCGTCGACCTCGTGGTGATGGGGACACACGGCCGGACGGGGGTGGGGAAGTATCTGCTGGGGAGCGTCGCAGAGCGCACGCTCCGGACGGCTCCCGTGCCGGTGCTGACGGTCCCGCTTCCCGAGGAGGAGTGA